The Nitriliruptor alkaliphilus DSM 45188 genome includes a region encoding these proteins:
- a CDS encoding VOC family protein, with the protein MAYTSVSAAQFADLEGCGDWRFLLGAIHADFRAGSFTAAASLVARIAEVAEDVDHHPDVAVRYPDRVRVSLTTHAVGGLTTHDVELARHISALAAAADATAEPTTPQSLEIALDTMDADRIRPFWAAILGYEDDGHGALVDPQRLGPAMWFQQMDRPRTDRDRFHIDVTVPHDVAEQRIAAALAAGGTLVEDRYARAWWVLADADGNEACVCTWQDR; encoded by the coding sequence GTGGCCTACACCAGCGTCTCCGCCGCCCAGTTCGCCGACCTCGAGGGGTGCGGTGACTGGCGCTTCCTGCTCGGCGCCATCCACGCCGACTTCCGCGCCGGCTCCTTCACGGCAGCGGCCTCGCTGGTGGCGCGCATCGCCGAGGTGGCCGAGGACGTCGACCACCACCCTGACGTCGCCGTGCGCTACCCCGACCGGGTCCGGGTCAGCCTCACCACCCACGCCGTCGGCGGGCTGACCACCCATGACGTCGAGCTGGCGCGCCACATCTCGGCCCTGGCCGCCGCGGCGGACGCGACCGCGGAACCCACCACACCGCAGAGCCTCGAGATCGCGCTCGACACCATGGACGCTGACCGCATCCGACCGTTCTGGGCGGCGATCCTCGGCTACGAGGACGACGGGCACGGCGCCCTCGTCGATCCGCAACGGCTCGGACCGGCGATGTGGTTCCAGCAGATGGATCGGCCACGCACCGACCGGGACCGGTTCCACATCGACGTGACCGTGCCCCACGACGTCGCCGAGCAGCGGATCGCCGCTGCCCTGGCTGCCGGCGGCACGCTGGTGGAGGATCGATACGCCCGCGCGTGGTGGGTCCTGGCCGACGCCGACGGCAACGAAGCGTGCGTGTGCACGTGGCAGGACCGCTAG
- a CDS encoding GAF and ANTAR domain-containing protein codes for MDNTDAVVTGRERRLVATFVELADTLVEDFDVVELLYTLTERVVEMSIASEAGILLADEVGDLQFMAASDERTHLLELFQVQNQEGPCQDCFLSGRPVGAADLEDARELWPLFAPKALSVGFRSVQAVPLRLRGDILGALNLFRNEPGGIGDADQLVVQAMGDIATIGLLQQREAQRAATVTNQLQHALHSRISIEQAKGVISEQIGSSIEDSFALLRSHSRRHNHKLSDLARAVVEREIDADGLSG; via the coding sequence ATGGACAACACCGATGCCGTGGTGACCGGACGTGAGCGCCGACTCGTCGCCACCTTCGTCGAACTCGCGGACACGCTGGTCGAGGACTTCGATGTGGTCGAACTCCTCTACACGTTGACCGAACGGGTCGTGGAGATGAGCATCGCGTCGGAAGCAGGGATCCTGCTCGCCGACGAGGTGGGCGATCTGCAGTTCATGGCCGCCTCCGACGAACGCACCCACCTGCTCGAGCTCTTCCAGGTGCAGAACCAGGAGGGCCCGTGCCAGGACTGCTTCCTCAGCGGCCGTCCCGTGGGCGCCGCCGACCTCGAGGACGCTCGGGAACTGTGGCCCCTGTTCGCACCGAAGGCCCTGTCGGTGGGGTTCCGCTCCGTCCAGGCCGTTCCCCTGCGGCTCCGCGGCGACATCCTCGGAGCCCTCAACCTGTTCCGGAACGAACCGGGTGGCATCGGTGATGCGGATCAGCTCGTCGTCCAGGCCATGGGCGACATCGCCACGATCGGGCTCCTCCAGCAACGAGAGGCCCAACGGGCCGCCACCGTCACCAACCAGCTCCAGCACGCCCTCCACAGCCGGATCAGCATCGAGCAGGCGAAGGGTGTGATCAGCGAACAGATCGGCAGCTCGATCGAGGACTCGTTCGCCCTGTTGCGTTCCCACTCCCGCCGGCACAACCACAAGCTGAGCGATCTCGCCCGGGCCGTCGTCGAACGGGAGATCGACGCCGACGGACTCAGCGGCTGA
- a CDS encoding sigma factor, translated as MSRQEDRNDELLIAVGAGDHQALTILYGHVAGIVYANILRALHDGSRADTVTEEAFFEVWRRASRFDPSRTPAVIWILDLAHQLAAEHNRYDDARAAARPQGPGGGPQEPDDGPKEPGDGRRTTSASV; from the coding sequence GTGTCGCGGCAGGAGGATCGAAACGACGAGCTGCTGATCGCCGTCGGTGCCGGCGATCACCAGGCGCTCACGATCCTCTACGGCCACGTCGCCGGGATCGTGTACGCCAACATCCTGCGCGCGTTGCACGACGGATCCCGTGCCGACACCGTCACCGAGGAAGCGTTCTTCGAGGTGTGGCGTCGGGCATCCCGGTTCGATCCGTCCCGGACGCCTGCGGTGATCTGGATCCTCGATCTCGCGCACCAGCTCGCGGCCGAGCACAACCGGTACGACGACGCACGGGCAGCAGCCCGACCGCAGGGGCCGGGCGGCGGCCCGCAGGAGCCGGACGACGGGCCGAAGGAGCCCGGCGACGGGCGGCGTACCACGAGCGCGTCGGTCTGA
- a CDS encoding nuclear transport factor 2 family protein has protein sequence MTDQTPVAVATRYFDALRSGDVPGAMALFSPDIVWHQPGSNRFSGVRRGPAEVGAMIGDMMGVSQGTFQLAVTGSPMPNGDQVAVPVRFTGTREGASMDMGGIDLLTVRDGSIVEVALFSEDGPTEDAFWGQG, from the coding sequence ATGACCGACCAGACTCCGGTGGCTGTCGCCACCCGCTACTTCGACGCCCTGCGCTCCGGCGACGTCCCCGGCGCGATGGCGCTGTTCAGCCCCGACATCGTCTGGCACCAGCCCGGCAGCAACCGCTTCTCGGGTGTCCGCCGCGGCCCCGCCGAGGTCGGCGCCATGATCGGCGACATGATGGGGGTCAGCCAGGGCACCTTCCAGCTCGCCGTCACCGGCTCGCCCATGCCCAACGGCGACCAGGTCGCCGTGCCGGTCCGGTTCACCGGGACCCGCGAGGGCGCCTCCATGGACATGGGCGGGATCGACCTGCTCACCGTCCGCGACGGCAGCATCGTCGAGGTGGCGCTGTTCTCCGAGGACGGCCCGACCGAGGACGCGTTCTGGGGTCAGGGCTGA
- a CDS encoding DUF2200 domain-containing protein, with protein MATHRIYTTSFASVYPHYVAKAERKGRTQAEVDRIIRWLTGYTRGELEAQLEHETDFETFFAEAPELNPSRKLITGVVCGIRVEDIEEPLMQEIRYLDKLVDELARGKPMDKILRS; from the coding sequence GTGGCCACGCACCGCATCTACACGACGAGCTTCGCGAGCGTCTACCCCCACTACGTCGCGAAGGCCGAGCGGAAGGGGCGCACACAGGCCGAGGTCGACAGGATCATCCGTTGGCTGACGGGTTACACGAGGGGCGAGCTGGAGGCCCAGCTCGAGCATGAGACCGACTTCGAGACCTTCTTCGCCGAGGCGCCCGAGCTGAACCCGTCCCGGAAGCTGATCACGGGCGTGGTCTGCGGGATCCGTGTGGAGGACATCGAGGAGCCGCTCATGCAGGAGATCCGCTACCTCGACAAGCTGGTCGACGAGCTGGCGCGAGGTAAGCCGATGGACAAGATCCTGCGTTCGTAA
- a CDS encoding sensor domain-containing diguanylate cyclase, whose product MDDARAVDGSSPVEGPFDRPDWDTAARVVRLLEVVQQFAVLEFDEEAPVGDTGDDLDALSAGINMLGEELEGWNQTFHERVAQQTAELNASVEQLQRFNEQIRKLTEMSNRLQIASDTDEALDTLGRFAPEIFVGASGAIYTTTPARQQVEVAATWGPQGGQLPTTISWDDCSALRYGQMREGHGHDSARCEHRAPHAPGHTQCVPLVVRGETIGLLSLHEDTGTSDPGEPRPVASHGANERLALAASEQFGLAVTNLELRNELHAQSIRDALTGLYNRRYLDEVLARELARADRTGASVSVLMLDIDHFKSFNDTYGHAAGDHVLAEIAAVLQDSTRTEDVACRYGGEEFTVIMAGLGQSQAVERAEQLRERIARHDFSWNEQPLGHLTTSIGVATSPEHARTTDQLLSAADAALYRAKADGRDRVQPAT is encoded by the coding sequence ATGGATGACGCCCGAGCGGTGGACGGCAGCTCCCCGGTCGAGGGCCCCTTCGACCGTCCCGACTGGGACACCGCCGCGCGTGTCGTTCGGCTGCTCGAGGTCGTGCAGCAGTTCGCGGTCCTGGAGTTCGACGAGGAGGCGCCGGTCGGCGACACCGGCGACGACCTGGATGCGCTCTCGGCCGGCATCAACATGCTCGGTGAGGAGCTGGAAGGCTGGAACCAGACCTTCCACGAGCGGGTCGCGCAGCAGACCGCCGAGCTCAACGCGTCGGTCGAGCAGCTGCAGCGGTTCAACGAACAGATCCGCAAGCTGACGGAGATGTCCAACCGGCTGCAGATCGCCAGCGACACCGATGAGGCGCTCGACACGCTCGGCCGGTTCGCACCGGAGATCTTCGTCGGCGCGAGCGGCGCCATCTACACCACCACACCCGCCCGTCAGCAGGTCGAGGTGGCCGCCACGTGGGGACCGCAGGGCGGACAGCTCCCGACGACGATCTCCTGGGACGACTGCTCCGCGCTCCGGTACGGCCAGATGCGGGAGGGACACGGTCACGACAGCGCCCGCTGCGAGCACCGCGCGCCGCACGCCCCCGGGCACACCCAGTGCGTCCCGCTCGTGGTCCGAGGCGAGACCATCGGCCTCCTGAGCCTCCACGAGGACACCGGCACGTCGGATCCGGGGGAACCACGCCCCGTTGCCAGTCACGGCGCGAACGAGCGACTGGCCCTCGCGGCGAGCGAACAGTTCGGGCTCGCGGTCACCAACCTCGAGCTCCGTAACGAGCTGCACGCCCAGTCCATCCGGGACGCGCTCACCGGCCTGTACAACCGCCGCTACCTCGACGAGGTGCTCGCCCGCGAGCTGGCCCGAGCCGATCGGACCGGTGCCTCCGTGTCGGTCCTGATGCTCGACATCGATCACTTCAAGAGCTTCAACGACACCTACGGCCACGCCGCCGGCGATCACGTGCTGGCCGAGATCGCCGCGGTCCTGCAGGACAGCACCCGCACCGAGGACGTCGCCTGCCGCTACGGGGGCGAGGAGTTCACCGTGATCATGGCGGGGCTCGGCCAGTCGCAGGCCGTCGAACGTGCCGAGCAGCTCCGGGAGCGGATCGCGCGCCACGACTTCAGCTGGAACGAGCAGCCGCTCGGCCACCTCACCACCTCCATCGGGGTCGCGACCAGCCCCGAGCACGCCCGGACGACCGATCAGCTCCTCAGTGCCGCCGATGCCGCGCTGTACCGAGCCAAGGCCGATGGTCGTGACCGGGTCCAGCCGGCCACCTGA
- a CDS encoding GAF and ANTAR domain-containing protein, whose protein sequence is MSDADRLIAVLDALGPAPEENVIGWLCTRAADLLDTPGIAVAVATAGAELLTLDRTDACDPFDRLQSDLGEGPSWAVHRGGWPVIVPDLRQDDRWPAFGPAAWDLGLRSVFAFPLRRGSARIGALTLYRQGTGGLTDDQHADAVAVGRVAVGLVLASQAGRPVDDLDEMFHDGGHGDAVVHQASGMVSVQLGIAVAAALSVLRAHAFAEGRSLYDIAADVVARRLRMTETPDP, encoded by the coding sequence GTGAGCGACGCGGACCGGCTGATCGCAGTCCTCGACGCACTCGGGCCTGCGCCGGAGGAGAACGTCATCGGGTGGCTGTGCACCCGGGCAGCGGACCTGCTCGACACCCCCGGGATCGCCGTCGCCGTCGCGACCGCGGGTGCCGAACTGTTGACCCTCGACCGGACCGACGCCTGTGACCCGTTCGACCGACTCCAGTCCGATCTCGGCGAGGGACCGTCGTGGGCGGTGCACCGCGGCGGCTGGCCCGTGATCGTTCCCGACCTCCGGCAGGACGACCGGTGGCCTGCCTTCGGCCCGGCAGCGTGGGATCTCGGTCTGCGGTCGGTGTTCGCCTTCCCCCTGCGCCGCGGGTCGGCCAGGATCGGGGCGCTCACCCTGTACCGCCAGGGAACCGGTGGTCTGACCGACGACCAGCACGCCGACGCGGTAGCCGTGGGCCGCGTCGCCGTCGGCCTGGTGCTCGCCTCACAGGCGGGACGTCCGGTCGACGATCTGGACGAGATGTTCCACGACGGGGGCCACGGGGATGCGGTGGTCCACCAGGCGAGCGGGATGGTGTCGGTGCAGCTCGGCATCGCCGTCGCGGCCGCGTTGTCGGTGCTCCGGGCCCACGCGTTCGCGGAGGGCAGGTCGCTCTACGACATCGCAGCCGACGTCGTCGCTCGCCGGCTGCGGATGACCGAGACACCTGACCCGTGA
- a CDS encoding bifunctional diguanylate cyclase/phosphodiesterase has product MNERDLLRVLVEFATTLTGDFSIQDILDRLTEQIAVLLPVTGAGVLLMDEGGGHHFVSATDDQLHRIEGIQVDLGEGPCLTAYESDRCVAVVDLSVDVLYPLFSPAAAAAGLGAVFSFPLRHGGDRIGALELYASEPVVLTATELDGGQTLADVTASYLAIARRREGAARAALLLAEAASTDPLTGLANRRVLKDRLEQALDRSARTGLAMALMFCDIDRFKAVNDRFGHHVGDRLLVELASRLRGCLRPMDTLARVSGDEFVIVCEDLTDSAQAEELANRVLEALAEPFSVDEGGPGLVLSMSIGTMLAGADHGTPDDALVLADAAMYSAKRRGGNQHVDAADLSLVQMDRERRVDADLAAAIDAGELHLAYQPIVDVATGRWAGVEALLRWHHRRLGPIAPPDVLAGAERGGLTLALARWVLWTACRDAQRWREQGDLDAPAVVCVNVSFAELLHPGHATMVAEVLATTGLPASALVIEVTEHVPLVDAVDAARQLEDLAGLGIAVALDDFGTGYSSLTHLQDFPVDVLKLDRSFVTGVSGDPADDAIAGAVVALARGLGITVIAEGIETQEQLAHIRRLGIERSQGYLHCVPVRAGGLESLLRVTRVHTERSVLPPVAAAGGPAG; this is encoded by the coding sequence GTGAACGAACGCGATCTGCTGCGGGTCCTGGTCGAGTTCGCGACCACCTTGACCGGTGACTTCTCCATCCAGGACATCCTCGACCGCCTCACCGAGCAGATCGCCGTGCTGCTACCGGTGACCGGTGCGGGGGTCCTGCTGATGGATGAGGGCGGAGGTCATCACTTCGTGTCCGCGACCGATGACCAGCTCCACCGGATCGAAGGGATCCAGGTCGACCTCGGCGAAGGACCGTGCCTGACCGCCTACGAGAGCGACCGGTGCGTCGCCGTCGTCGACCTGTCCGTCGACGTCCTCTACCCGCTCTTCTCGCCTGCCGCGGCCGCAGCCGGGCTGGGTGCGGTCTTCAGCTTCCCGTTGCGTCACGGCGGCGACCGGATCGGCGCCCTCGAGCTGTACGCCAGCGAACCGGTGGTCCTGACCGCCACCGAGCTCGACGGAGGCCAGACGTTGGCCGACGTGACCGCGTCCTACCTCGCGATCGCTCGTCGGCGCGAGGGGGCGGCGCGTGCCGCGTTGCTGCTGGCCGAGGCCGCATCGACCGACCCGCTGACCGGGCTCGCCAACCGGCGGGTCCTCAAGGATCGTTTGGAGCAGGCGCTGGACCGTTCGGCCCGAACGGGTCTGGCCATGGCGCTGATGTTCTGCGACATCGACCGCTTCAAGGCCGTCAACGACCGTTTCGGCCACCACGTCGGCGATCGTCTCCTGGTGGAGCTCGCATCACGGTTGCGAGGGTGCCTGCGGCCGATGGACACCCTCGCTCGGGTCTCCGGTGACGAGTTCGTGATCGTCTGCGAGGATCTGACCGACAGTGCCCAGGCCGAGGAGCTCGCGAACCGGGTGCTCGAGGCGCTGGCCGAGCCGTTCTCGGTCGATGAGGGCGGGCCTGGCCTCGTCCTCAGCATGAGCATCGGCACGATGTTGGCGGGTGCTGACCACGGCACCCCGGACGACGCGCTCGTCCTCGCGGACGCGGCGATGTACAGCGCGAAACGGCGAGGAGGCAACCAGCACGTCGATGCGGCCGACCTCTCGCTGGTGCAGATGGATCGGGAGCGCAGGGTCGATGCCGACCTCGCCGCCGCGATCGATGCCGGTGAGCTCCACCTGGCTTACCAACCGATCGTGGACGTGGCGACCGGACGTTGGGCCGGTGTGGAAGCGCTGCTGCGTTGGCACCACCGTCGGCTCGGTCCGATCGCTCCTCCTGACGTCCTCGCCGGCGCCGAACGTGGTGGCCTCACGCTCGCGCTCGCCAGGTGGGTCCTGTGGACGGCGTGCCGTGACGCGCAGCGCTGGCGGGAGCAGGGCGACCTCGATGCGCCCGCCGTCGTGTGCGTGAACGTGTCCTTCGCCGAGCTGCTCCACCCTGGACACGCGACGATGGTGGCAGAGGTCCTGGCCACGACCGGGCTGCCAGCCTCCGCTCTCGTCATCGAGGTGACCGAACACGTCCCGCTCGTGGACGCCGTCGATGCTGCCCGTCAGCTCGAGGACCTGGCCGGGCTCGGTATCGCTGTGGCGCTCGACGACTTCGGTACCGGATACTCCTCGCTCACCCACCTCCAGGACTTCCCCGTCGACGTGCTCAAGCTCGACCGATCCTTCGTCACCGGTGTCAGCGGCGATCCCGCGGATGATGCGATCGCCGGGGCCGTCGTGGCCCTCGCCCGCGGTCTCGGCATCACGGTGATCGCGGAAGGCATCGAGACGCAGGAACAGCTCGCCCACATCCGAAGGCTCGGGATCGAGCGCTCGCAGGGCTACCTCCACTGCGTACCGGTCCGGGCTGGCGGACTCGAGTCACTGCTCCGAGTGACGCGGGTTCACACGGAACGCTCGGTCCTCCCACCGGTCGCGGCCGCGGGAGGTCCGGCCGGGTGA
- a CDS encoding STAS/SEC14 domain-containing protein, with protein MDQDEITGANFRVYRLVPGVVRCDHPQGAEVNAQDAHEVVEAIATLAGGEPTPVLVDLRGTRTVSREARRIFRESRAPSKLAMYVGSPLSRTIANFFIGVARPDVPARVFTDLDDAQGWLLDDG; from the coding sequence GTGGACCAGGACGAGATCACCGGAGCGAACTTCCGGGTCTACCGTCTCGTGCCGGGTGTCGTGCGGTGCGATCACCCCCAGGGCGCCGAGGTGAATGCTCAGGACGCGCACGAGGTCGTGGAGGCCATCGCGACGCTCGCTGGGGGCGAACCGACCCCGGTGCTGGTCGATCTGCGGGGTACCCGCACGGTCTCTCGGGAGGCCCGGAGGATCTTCCGGGAGTCCCGGGCCCCCTCGAAGCTCGCGATGTACGTCGGGTCCCCGCTGAGCCGGACCATCGCCAACTTCTTCATCGGTGTGGCCCGCCCGGACGTGCCCGCGCGGGTGTTCACCGACCTCGACGATGCCCAGGGATGGTTGCTCGACGATGGATGA
- a CDS encoding excinuclease ABC subunit A: MQRDVPLAIDVRGARVHNLKDVDVRVPLGQMVAIAGVSGSGKSSLAMGVLYAEGSRRYVEALSTYTRRRMSHSTRAAVDSVQHIPAALALRQRPAVPGVRSTFGTSTELLNVLRVMYSRLGSHLCPNGHRLDPTIDVAADLDLTCPVCGAVFSPPGAESLAFNSEGACPTCSGTGTVREVDDAALVPDPTKTISEGAVAPWGMFGLAVMPRVAAELGVRTDVPYAELSDAERSVVLTGPEEKRLISVPSKNGKLFELDFTYRNARRAVQEALDNATSERGLARVNRFITVQACQTCRGTRLSEQARGTQIAGIDLAEATAQTLDQLVAWAPAAVETLPDEMLPMARMIVTQLVEMTRRLVELGLGYLSLDRASSTLSTGERQRVQLARAVRNQTTGVLYVLDEPSIGLHPANIEGLVGVIRDLLDGGNSVVLVDHDVEVLRHADWVIEIGPGSGSAGGTIVAAGATGDLAQHPDSLIGPYLAGSAPVVVRDRAPADTVFDLGGIHLVTSPVHTVHALDVRIPRGRLTAVTGMSGSGKTTLVLDSLVPALRAAGGTGHAPGHVVTVDAPGIDKVNVVDATPIGTNVRSTVATYSRVMDDLRRTYASTDTARERGLSAADFSYNTGSLRCARCEGTGQVSLDVQFLPDVDIPCPDCDGSRYAPAAREIRRSVADGQTMSLPDILALTVGQAVGILRDLPRTRRKLDTLLELGLGYLTLGQDTPALSGGEAQRLKLSGELGRDQSDALFVLDEPSVGLHPLDIRVLLGVVDRLCTSGATVVVIEHDLDVIANADHVIDMGPGGGAAGGRIVATGTPQAVVEMATSVTGVHLRRHLARTTT; the protein is encoded by the coding sequence GTGCAGCGGGACGTCCCGTTGGCGATCGATGTACGCGGCGCGCGGGTGCACAACCTCAAGGACGTCGACGTCCGGGTGCCCCTCGGGCAGATGGTCGCCATCGCGGGTGTCTCCGGCTCCGGGAAGTCGTCGCTCGCGATGGGGGTCCTCTACGCCGAGGGCTCGCGCCGCTACGTCGAGGCCTTGTCGACCTACACCCGTCGGCGCATGTCGCACTCCACGCGGGCGGCGGTCGACAGCGTCCAGCACATCCCGGCGGCGCTGGCCCTGCGCCAGCGGCCGGCGGTACCGGGCGTGCGCAGCACGTTCGGCACGTCGACCGAGCTGCTCAACGTGCTGCGCGTGATGTACTCCCGGCTCGGGTCGCACCTGTGCCCCAACGGACACCGGCTCGACCCGACGATCGACGTCGCGGCCGACCTCGATCTCACCTGCCCGGTCTGCGGTGCGGTGTTCTCCCCGCCGGGCGCCGAGTCCCTCGCGTTCAACTCCGAGGGCGCCTGCCCGACCTGCTCGGGGACAGGGACCGTGCGGGAGGTCGACGACGCCGCCCTGGTCCCCGACCCGACGAAGACGATCAGCGAGGGCGCGGTCGCGCCATGGGGGATGTTCGGCCTGGCGGTCATGCCGCGGGTCGCCGCCGAACTCGGGGTGCGCACCGATGTGCCGTACGCCGAGCTCAGCGACGCGGAGCGGTCCGTCGTCCTGACCGGACCGGAGGAGAAGCGACTCATCAGCGTGCCGTCGAAGAACGGCAAGCTCTTCGAGCTGGACTTCACCTACCGCAACGCCCGGCGCGCCGTCCAGGAGGCCCTCGACAACGCAACCAGCGAGCGGGGCCTGGCCCGCGTCAACCGGTTCATCACGGTGCAGGCCTGCCAGACCTGCCGAGGCACCCGGCTCAGCGAGCAGGCCCGCGGGACACAGATCGCCGGCATCGACCTCGCCGAGGCGACCGCCCAGACGCTCGACCAGCTGGTGGCCTGGGCGCCGGCCGCTGTCGAGACGCTCCCCGACGAGATGCTGCCGATGGCGCGCATGATCGTCACCCAGCTGGTGGAGATGACCCGTCGCCTGGTCGAGCTCGGACTCGGCTACCTGTCGCTGGACCGGGCCAGCTCCACCCTCTCCACCGGCGAGCGCCAGCGCGTGCAGCTGGCCCGTGCGGTCCGCAACCAGACCACCGGGGTGCTCTACGTCCTCGACGAGCCGTCCATCGGCCTGCATCCGGCCAACATCGAGGGCCTCGTCGGGGTCATCCGCGACCTGCTCGACGGCGGGAACTCCGTCGTCCTGGTCGACCACGACGTCGAGGTCCTCCGCCACGCCGACTGGGTCATCGAGATCGGGCCGGGCTCGGGCAGCGCAGGTGGAACCATCGTGGCTGCCGGCGCCACCGGCGACCTCGCCCAGCACCCCGACTCCCTCATCGGCCCGTACCTGGCCGGCAGCGCGCCGGTCGTGGTCCGCGACCGGGCTCCCGCCGACACCGTGTTCGACCTCGGTGGCATCCACCTGGTCACCTCCCCCGTCCACACGGTGCACGCGCTCGACGTGCGGATCCCGCGAGGCCGGCTGACGGCTGTGACGGGCATGTCCGGGTCCGGGAAGACCACGTTGGTCCTGGACAGCCTCGTACCCGCTCTCCGAGCAGCGGGGGGCACCGGCCACGCGCCTGGCCACGTCGTCACGGTCGACGCGCCGGGCATCGACAAGGTCAACGTGGTCGACGCGACCCCGATCGGGACCAACGTCCGCTCGACCGTGGCCACCTACAGCCGTGTCATGGACGACCTGCGACGAACCTACGCCAGCACCGACACCGCGCGTGAGCGTGGCCTGAGCGCTGCGGACTTCTCCTACAACACCGGGTCCTTGCGCTGCGCTCGCTGCGAGGGCACCGGGCAGGTCTCCCTCGACGTGCAGTTCCTGCCCGACGTCGACATCCCCTGCCCGGACTGCGACGGCAGCCGCTACGCGCCGGCCGCCCGCGAGATCCGCCGGTCCGTCGCCGACGGACAGACGATGTCCCTGCCGGACATCCTCGCGCTGACCGTCGGCCAGGCGGTCGGCATCCTGCGGGACCTGCCGCGGACGCGCCGGAAGCTGGACACCCTCCTCGAGCTGGGTCTCGGCTACCTCACGCTCGGGCAGGACACCCCGGCGCTGTCCGGTGGGGAAGCGCAACGCCTCAAGCTCTCCGGTGAGCTCGGGCGCGACCAGAGCGACGCGCTGTTCGTCCTCGACGAGCCGAGCGTCGGGCTGCACCCGCTGGACATCCGTGTCCTGCTCGGCGTCGTCGACCGGCTGTGCACCAGCGGCGCCACCGTCGTCGTCATCGAGCACGACCTCGACGTGATCGCGAACGCTGACCACGTCATCGACATGGGCCCCGGCGGTGGAGCCGCTGGCGGCCGCATCGTCGCGACCGGCACGCCCCAGGCCGTCGTCGAGATGGCCACCAGCGTGACCGGCGTGCACCTGCGCAGGCATCTGGCCAGGACGACGACCTGA
- a CDS encoding TOPRIM nucleotidyl transferase/hydrolase domain-containing protein, producing MSTVVRAATADAVRRVAAAGGQLRCLLVVEGDSDRGALEALAARLGRDLGGEGVAILALGGASNLGHLLREVAGTGAPLRVVGLCDADQEGAFRRHLEAAGLAEDLDRAGMEQLGFFACHADLEDELIRALGIDAVMEVIAAQREHAAFETFRKQPAQRGRAVDAQLRRFIGTRSGRKLRYARAMVEALDPGCVPRPLAAVLACVP from the coding sequence ATGTCGACCGTCGTGAGGGCCGCGACCGCCGACGCGGTGCGTCGGGTGGCCGCCGCCGGGGGGCAGCTGCGGTGCCTCCTCGTGGTCGAGGGCGACAGCGACCGGGGCGCCCTCGAGGCGCTCGCTGCTCGGCTCGGCCGCGATCTCGGCGGCGAGGGGGTGGCGATCCTCGCGCTCGGAGGTGCCTCCAACCTCGGACACCTCCTACGGGAGGTGGCCGGGACCGGAGCGCCGCTGCGCGTCGTCGGGTTGTGCGACGCGGACCAGGAGGGGGCGTTCCGTCGACACCTCGAGGCGGCGGGCCTGGCCGAGGATCTGGACCGAGCGGGCATGGAGCAGCTCGGGTTCTTCGCGTGCCACGCCGACCTCGAGGACGAACTGATCCGCGCGCTCGGCATCGACGCGGTCATGGAGGTCATCGCGGCCCAGCGGGAACACGCCGCGTTCGAGACCTTCCGCAAGCAGCCGGCGCAGCGTGGTCGGGCGGTCGACGCCCAGCTCCGCCGGTTCATCGGCACGCGTTCCGGGCGCAAGCTGCGCTACGCACGCGCGATGGTGGAGGCGCTCGATCCGGGGTGCGTCCCGCGACCGCTCGCCGCGGTCCTGGCCTGCGTCCCCTGA